In one Silene latifolia isolate original U9 population chromosome 10, ASM4854445v1, whole genome shotgun sequence genomic region, the following are encoded:
- the LOC141606374 gene encoding protein TRANSPARENT TESTA GLABRA 1: protein MENNNSTSDEPSLITYDSPYPIYAMSFSGDTQLIAVGSFIEDYNNRIDILSFNDEALTLTQNPNYSFSHPYPPTKLMFRPSNDAVSSNSPLLATSADFLRLYSVKNDVVEQVSVLNNSKSSEFCAPLTSFDWNDVVPQRIGTSSIDTTCTVWDVEKGVVETQLIAHDKEVYDIAWGEAGVFASVSADGSVRIFDLRDKEHSTIVYESPEPDTPLLRLAWNKRDLRYMATVLMDSNKVVVLDIRSPTMPVAELERHSGGVNAIAWAPQSGSHICSGGDDGQALIWEVPSVTGVGGGGGGGGGVGVDPLLVYSAGSEINQLQWSVAQPDWIGAAFSNKLQLLRV from the coding sequence ATGGAGAACAACAATTCAACCTCCGATGAACCAAGCCTCATAACATACGATTCCCCATATCCAATCTACGCAATGTCATTCTCCGGCGACACTCAATTGATCGCCGTCGGAAGTTTCATCGAAGATTACAACAATCGCATCGATATCTTATCATTCAACGACGAAGCCCTAACCCtaactcaaaaccctaattattcctTCTCACATCCTTACCCTCCGACGAAACTCATGTTTCGACCGTCAAACGACGCCGTTTCGAGCAATTCCCCTCTTTTGGCAACCTCCGCGGATTTCTTACGATTATATTCGGTTAAAAACGACGTCGTTGAGCAGGTTTCGGTGTTAAATAATTCAAAATCGAGCGAATTCTGCGCGCCATTGACTTCGTTTGACTGGAACGACGTCGTTCCGCAGAGAATTGGGACTAGTAGTATTGATACGACCTGTACAGTGTGGGATGTGGAGAAAGGTGTGGTGGAGACACAGTTGATTGCGCATGATAAGGAGGTTTACGACATTGCGTGGGGAGAAGCCGGAGTTTTCGCTTCGGTTTCGGCGGATGGGAGTGTTAGGATCTTTGATTTGCGTGATAAGGAGCATTCTACTATTGTTTATGAGTCGCCGGAGCCGGATACGCCATTGTTGAGGTTGGCGTGGAATAAGAGGGATTTGAGGTATATGGCGACTGTTTTGATGGATAGTAATAAGGTTGTGGTGTTGGATATTCGGTCTCCGACAATGCCAGTGGCGGAATTAGAGAGGCATAGCGGAGGTGTTAATGCCATAGCGTGGGCCCCTCAGAGTGGAAGTCATATTTGTTCTGGTGGAGATGATGGACAGGCGCTTATATGGGAGGTGCCTAGTGTGACTGGggttggtggcggtggtggtggtggtggcggtgttgGGGTTGATCCTTTGTTGGTGTACTCGGCTGGTTCGGAGATTAATCAGTTGCAGTGGTCGGTTGCTCAGCCGGATTGGATTGGGGCGGCGTTTTCTAATAAGCTGCAGTTGCTGAGGGTTTGA